The Longimicrobium sp. genome segment ATCCTGTTGTCGCTTGCAGAATTTTGGGAGGCGGCGGAGCCTTGCAACAATTCAAAAGATCGCGCTCCGCGCTGGTCAGCGCCTTCGTCTGAAGGACCGATGCGCGGCCCGTGGTGAGCTCGGCGAGGGAAATCCTCTCCAGCTGTTCGCGGATCTGTTCCCAGCCTGCCTCCGCGGTTCTCCGCGACTCGGATCAGCAGGTATGCGAGGACGCATTGATCAGACCTCAGGGGGTGCCGCTGGCTGGACTGGATGCGCAGCAGGTCGCCGCGCTGCTCGGCGGTGATGGGGCCGCGGTTCCCCACTCCATCAGCTCCGCGTAGCCGCGGATGGCGTTGAGCGGCGTGCGCAGCTCGTGGCTCATCACCGCCAGGAACTCGCTCTTGGCGCGGCTGGCGCGCTCCGCCTCGGCGCGGGCGCCGTGCTCCGCTTCGAAGAGCCGCCCCGCTCCACCGCGAGCGCCGCCTGCTGCCCCACCGCCAGGAGGAACGCGCGCTCCTCGGGCGAAAAACGTGCGCGGGCCGTCGAAGGAGAAGGAGATGACGCCCACCGCCTCGCTGGCCGCCACCAGCGGGACGAACGCGGCGGACGGCACGCCGACCGCGTTCCACACGGGCGCGATGGGCGGGAAGCGCGCGTCCAGCCCCTCCGGCCCCTCGCGCTTCTCGATCCACACACCGGCGCGCGCGTGCGGAAGCATTCGGTGAGCGGGCTGCGGAAGTCGAGCGCCTGCCGCCGCACCCCCTCCTTCATCGGCTCCGCGAAGCCGACCGTGCGCAGCAGCAGCAGCAGCAGCAGCAGCAGCGCGTCGCCTTCGGGAGCGCGTCCGGCCAGCGCCCCCGTCTTGGCGCCCAGCGCGTCCACCATGTCCGCGACCACGACGGTCGCCACGTCGTCCGTGTGCATGCTTCCCCCGGCCGGCCGTCGTACAGGATAGGCGGACGGATGCCGCCGGTTCCGAGCTCAACCCTCACCCGGAGGATGCCAATGCGCCCATCTCTCGTTCTTGCTCTTGCAGCGCTGCTCGCCACGGGAACCAGGGCAGCGGCACAGAACCCGGGAGCCGCGGCCCCCGAGCGCACTCTCCAGCCGTTCCGCTCCGTGGCGGAGCTGCGCAGCTTCGTGGCGGAGCTCGCATCCGCTCGCCCCAAACCGGCGCCGGCGCCGGCTGTTTCTCCGAACTCGACCTGT includes the following:
- a CDS encoding histidine kinase dimerization/phospho-acceptor domain-containing protein — its product is MLPHARAGVWIEKREGPEGLDARFPPIAPVWNAVGVPSAAFVPLVAASEAVGVISFSFDGPRTFFARGARVPPGGGAAGGARGGAGRLFEAEHGARAEAERASRAKSEFLAVMSHELRTPLNAIRGYAELMEWGTAAPSPPSSAATCCASSPASGTP